The proteins below are encoded in one region of Mus caroli chromosome 10, CAROLI_EIJ_v1.1, whole genome shotgun sequence:
- the S100b gene encoding protein S100-B, producing MSELEKAMVALIDVFHQYSGREGDKHKLKKSELKELMNNELSHFLEEIKEQEVVDKVMETLDEDGDGECDFQEFMAFVAMVTTACHEFFEHE from the exons ATGTCCGAGCTGGAGAAGGCCATGGTTGCCCTCATTGATGTCTTCCACCAGTACTCTGGGCGAGAGGGCGACAAGCACAAGCTGAAGAAATCAGAACTGAAGGAGCTCATGAACAACGAGCTCTCTCACTTCCTGGAG gAAATCAAGGAGCAGGAAGTGGTGGACAAAGTGATGGAGACGCTGGATGAAGATGGGGATGGGGAGTGTGACTTCCAGGAGTTCATGGCCTTCGTCGCCATGGTGACCACAGCCTGCCATGAGTTCTTTGAACATGAGtga